A window from Cryptomeria japonica chromosome 1, Sugi_1.0, whole genome shotgun sequence encodes these proteins:
- the LOC131026762 gene encoding uncharacterized protein LOC131026762 isoform X2: MAGGLEAEDKCRREVSSSMVIASEVVSVKKRVEGHGKSQVWFYVVECCRGSQVTRSKKYRCGERGYDDPDARLEALRCGFFAEGLLAFRNLLFPEGLGKGCSCYVCVRSSQASGMRFAAAVIRAGNGVIRGVSFVGEEDAAIQKALGFVRGPEFWIWVRKILALQAQGSSPGACRHCGQQQEEQEQDTRFGKQITEECICSACKKMEGGEITIIRVDDQGEYRAISTEESWKDIKSTEVTGGEPVCTFCGCEDSEKFEKMISLCHCNGGSVVAHPSCLRVSQADPRAGGNQALTLCKVCGGSGASSIGVDGMVNAASTEEGSSKLVDLNSSLSRDSHNLTPKKGVKHNPSDLTNGGSGAAEQLENQPPLKRFKGESGRKTFEVSLKDDLSTAESEKLGVTVPARRFDDAIVSVPIKKRKFWPPSPPPSSPKASSPLEPLHSEPPVSAVHSGRLSGTEEEQGPLNTHREQQVADGMDIAGESIQEKSVMLVGDMLNETRGKASSSVDCFSEDTVGNVDISGVSTSTMDASTSKLVRNSLDERVSQVGYPGFENAKSVAVNLKDTGICNPEDPQHDNMHEDTQNQGGLHERQDHHVLESNLLSVSPNKSYISNEIPACNSSNESVDNVACREETELALGRKSTLESSNRSEVVLGIKVTSEAGECSQHKSLSPLKDGQKQEKGMLLKLNSGYFDDDRSHWDLNTPMDSWEKQPEAVTSDPETKCSGKLPIGNAIDINSERLDSIPVQLFVSDAKFNSRKPEQDMLSKGLQSEQNDHVVHSLEGLALDKDSVLDMTLGLQADALLNHHPVNPQSKFNRPLISKSLSISLDKSNPERNLDLSIANSEMPCELADGISSTEVQDGKHSVESPPDVILGKEPRLQSDEQTDAMMIDVNADSLDKHSSPVMHDFESIEDSHEASALTDAKGNLRCLPISQEFPDCQEKSSPSLPAGKQDLNEIIDEDMNVDDTHTSVTCEVDAGAENIDIPGEDVGGLDKQSAEDVGVLDKQSAEDVGGLDKQSAEDAGGLDKQSAEDAGGLDKQSAEDAKEIAYGGDYETDGYDDEDDIASDAEKFVELAEDENQGEEGEYRETEELHDWIEEDVGEELEDEHVDYGDSDFRDADDLGMEQYDKGKDMEHERICDDIEKFEMDDQEAHDLQVGADGQVTIPETTTSGTGIEHSTEKETHKADGWDKLPEGYENVDEAFKAVQDIISKRGRGSPWPTGGRLGPMSARIPSSRIDAGFRERMTSDDSIHGKEAFYMRGRDGSLSTSPSFASRKPTRGRIVGRGGPSRGIHHRGRGDPWGDGASSHWGSSRHHSPPDYYGTKVGFGSPRSANAAAVSAAKVESSGFLVASDGTVTKITRGGGRGRRGRSTLMGRGSGMDIEESLDFGMQMSMGSGAMMSETGLNASRDRTVTMRTDAGGRVSRERYREPSFGHSRWDHSIGDSPRRSMDHRLRERNGSFSPPPGRRLTRMSRSHTESRSRSRTRSPRLRSSPRGRAGGIIDRGPTIRRRSRSPVLRSEARIERLKSPIYHRVGSFEHKMSFRTQRTSPQSSKWSYDRRDTSHFRDSDYRRPFVRSGSPRRISPRVVHESSLTESPGRLKHSDYRGSMYSSRTADLNCESRRFKHDENEDIRVKQSDISGRGAGEGGGMDVRRFRHQENESDCQPRSSCTKDSGISREQGTEDHNNRL; the protein is encoded by the exons ATGGCGGGGGGTTTAGAAGCTGAGGATAAATGCCGTAGGGAAGTTTCTTCATCCATGGTGATTGCATCGGAAGTAGTTTCTGTGAAGAAACGGGTAGAAGGGCACGGGAAAAGCCAAGTGTGGTTTTATGTTGTGGAATGCTGCAGGGGCTCTCAGGTGACACGGTCGAAGAAGTATAGGTGTGGAGAGAGGGGATATGACGACCCAGATGCGAGATTAGAGGCGCTGCGTTGTGGGTTTTTTGCAGAAGGGCTTTTGGCGTTCAGGAATCTTCTGTTTCCCGAGGGGTTGGGAAAGGGGTGCAGCTGTTATGTGTGCGTGAGGAGCAGCCAAGCGAGCGGCATGCGCTTTGCGGCTGCGGTTATCAGGGCCGGGAACGGCGTTATTCGTGGTGTTTCTTTTGTAGGGGAGGAGGACGCAGCGATTCAAAAAGCCTTGGGGTTTGTTAGAGGGCCTGAGTTTTGGATTTGGGTGCGCAAGATTTTGGCATTGCAGGCTCAGGGTTCGAGTCCAGGGGCCTGTAGGCATTGTGGGCAGCAGCAAGAGGAGCAGGAGCAGGATACCCGGTTCGGGAAACAG ATAACTGAAGAGTGCATATGCTCAGCTTGCAAAAAGATGGAAGGTGGAGAAATAACCATCATTAGAGTGGATGATCAG GGAGAATACAGAGCAATTTCCACTGAAGAGTCTTGGAAAGATATTAAAAGTACAGAGGTGACGGGTGGTGAGCCTGTTTGTACATTTTGTGGCTGTGAGGACAgtgaaaaatttgagaaaatg ATTTCCCTTTGCCATTGCAATGGAGGTTCAGTTGTTGCCCATCCTAGCTGCTTGCGTGTTTCCCAGGCAGATCCCAGGGCAGGGGGAAATCAGGCACTGACTTTATGTAAAGTTTGTGGTGGCAGTGGTGCTTCTTCTATTGGAGTTGACGGAATGGTTAATGCAGCCTCAACAGAAGAAGGCTCTTCTAAGCTGGTCGATTTAAACTCAAGCTTGAGTAGAGACTCTCATAATCTTACTCCAAAAAAAGGAGTAAAGCACAACCCTAGTGACTTGACGAATGGAGGGTCTGGAGCAGCTGAACAGCTTGAGAATCAGCCTCCTTTAAAGAGGTTTAAGGGAGAGAGTGGCAGAAAAACTTTTGAGGTATCACTTAAGGATGACTTATCTACTGCTGAATCTGAAAAG CTTGGAGTTACTGTTCCTGCACGACGTTTTGATGATGCTATTGTAAGCGTTCCCATTAAAAAACGGAAATTTTGGCCTCCATCTCCACCACCTTCCTCCCCCAAAGCTTCTTCTCCATTGGAGCCACTACATTCAGAGCCTCCAGTTTCGGCCGTTCATTCTGGCAGGTTATCAGGCACAGAGGAAGAACAAGGTCCCTTAAATACACATAGGGAGCAGCAAGTGGCAGATGGCATGGATATTGCAGGGGAATCTATTCAAGAAAAATCTGTGATGTTAGTTGGTGATATGCTGAATGAGACTAGAGGAAAAGCTTCTAGTTCTGTAGATTGTTTTTCAGAGGACACCGTTGGTAATGTTGACATATCAGGAGTGTCAACCTCAACTATGGATGCTTCCACGAGTAAGCTAGTGAGGAACAGCTTGGACGAGAGAGTATCTCAAGTTGGATATCCAGGCTTTGAAAATGCTAAGTCTGTAGCTGTAAACTTGAAAGATACTGGCATTTGTAACCCAGAAGATCCACAACACGATAATATGCATGAGGATACTCAAAATCAAGGAGGACTGCATGAGAGACAAGATCATCATGTTCTGGAGAGTAATTTGCTATCAGTTTCGCCAAATAAAAGTTACATAAGCAATGAAATTCCAGCTTGTAATAGTTCCAATGAATCAGTGGATAATGTTGCATGCAGGGAAGAAACAGAGTTGGCACTAGGTCGCAAGAGCACTTTAGAATCTAGTAATCGTTCAGAAGTAGTACTTGGCATTAAAGTGACATCTGAAGCAGGGGAGTGCTCTCAACATAAATCTCTATCTCCATTGAAAGATGGGCAGAAGCAAGAGAAAGGAATGCTTTTAAAGTTGAATTCTGGTTATTTTGATGATGACAGATCACACTGGGACTTAAATACCCCTATGGACTCTTGGGAAAAACAACCGGAGGCTGTAACTAGTGATCCTGAAACTAAGTGCAGTGGAAAATTACCAATAGGTAATGCAATCGACATAAATTCTGAACGCTTGGATAGTATTCCAGTACAATTATTTGTTTCAGATGCCAAGTTTAACAGTAGAAAGCCTGAGCAAGATATGTTAAGCAAGGGATTGCAGTCAGAACAGAATGATCATGTAGTGCATTCTTTAGAAGGCTTGGCCCTTGATAAAGATTCAGTACTTGATATGACCCTTGGTCTTCAGGCTGATGCTTTGCTCAATCATCATCCTGTCAATCCTCAGAGTAAGTTTAACCGGCCTCTCATCTCCAaaagcctttcaatatcattagaTAAATCAAATCCTGAGAGGAATTTAGACCTCTCCATTGCAAATTCAGAAATGCCATGCGAACTAGCTGATGGCATTTCTTCAACTGAAGTCCAAGATGGCAAGCATTCTGTAGAGAGTCCTCCTGATGTTATTCTGGGGAAAGAACCCCGACTGCAAAGTGATGAACAAACAGATGCGATGATGATTGATGTTAATGCAGACTCACTTGATAAGCATTCGTCTCCTGTAATGCATGATTTTGAATCTATCGAAGATAGTCATGAAGCAAGTGCTCTCACTGATGCTAAAGGAAACTTGAGGTGTCTTCCAATAAGTCAAGAATTTCCTGATTGTCAAGAAAAATCATCTCCATCTCTTCCAGCAGGTAAGCAAGATTTAAATGAGATTATTGACGAGGACATGAATGTTGATGATACACATACATCAGTTACCTGTGAGGTTGATGCTGGTGCAGAGAATATTGACATCCCTGGGGAAGATGTGGGTGGATTGGATAAACAGTCAGCAGAAGATGTGGGTGTATTGGATAAACAGTCAGCAGAAGATGTGGGTGGGTTGGATAAACAGTCAGCAGAAGATGCGGGCGGGTTAGATAAACAGTCTGCAGAAGATGCGGGCGGGTTGGATAAACAGTCCGCAGAAGATGCCAAAGAAATTGCATATGGTGGTGACTATGAAACAGATGgctatgatgatgaagatgatattGCTTCTGATGCTGAAAAGTTTGTTGAACTGGCTGAAGATGAAAACCAAGGGGAAGAAGGAGAATACAGAGAAACGGAGGAGCTTCATGATTGGATTGAAGAAGATGTGGGGGAAGAACTGGAAGATGAACATGTTGATTATGGTGATTCTGATTTTAGGGATGCTGATGATCTTGGCATGGAACAGTATGACAAGGGGAAAGATATGGAACATGAAAGGATTTGTGATGATATCGAGAAGTTTGAAATGGATGATCAAGAGGCACATGATCTACAAGTTGGAGCAGATGGGCAAGTTACCATACCTGAAACAACAACATCTGGAACAGGCATTGAACACAGTACTGAAAAAGAGACGCATAAAGCTGATG GATGGGATAAATTGCCGGAAGGATATGAAAATGTAGATGAAGCATTCAAGGCTGTCCAAGACATAATCAGCAAGCGCGGTCGAGGGTCTCCCTGGCCTACTGGGGGCAGATTGGGACCGATGTCTGCTAGAATCCCATCCTCACGAATAGATGCTGGATTCAGGGAAAGAATGACATCTGATGATTCTATACATGGGAAAGAAGCATTCTATATGCGTGGAAG GGATGGAAGTCTTTCAACAAGTCCAAGTTTTGCTTCAAGAAAACCAACCAGAGGCAGAATTGTTGGAAGAGGTGGGCCTTCTCGGGGGATTCACCATAGGGGAAGGGGTGATCCATGGGGTGATGGTGCAAGCAGTCATTGGGGTTCAAGTAGGCATCACTCACCTCCTGACTATTATGGCACTAAAGTTGGATTCGGATCCCCTCGTTCTGCAAATGCTGCTGCAGTTTCTGCTGCCAAGGTTGAAAGCAGTGGGTTTCTTGTTGCCAGTGATGGCACTGTAACAAAGATTACTCGGGGAGGTGGTCGTGGTCGAAGAGGCCGCAGTACATTGATGGGAAGGGGATCTGGAATGGATATTGAGGAGAGCCTAGATTTTGGAATGCAGATGAGCATGGGAAGTGGTGCTATGATGTCTGAGACAGGGTTGAATGCCAGCAGGGATCGGACCGTCACTATGCGAACTGATGCTGGTGGTCGTGTAAGTCGAGAACGTTATCGAGAACCATCATTTGGACATAGCAGGTGGGATCATTCAATTGGTGATTCCCCACGCAGGTCAATGGACCATCGCTTGAGAGAAAGGAATGGGAGTTTTTCACCTCCTCCAGGAAGGAGATTGACTCGGATGTCTCGTTCACACACAGAGTCTCGTTCAAGGTCAAGAACACGATCTCCACGGCTTAGGTCCTCGCCAAGGGGAAGGGCTGGTGGTATCATTGATCGAGGACCAACAATCAGAAGACGAAGTAGGTCTCCTGTGCTAAGATCTGAGGCTAGGATAGAGAGGCTGAAGTCCCCTATATATCACCGTGTTGGCTCCTTTGAACATAAGATGTCTTTCAGAACTCAGCGGACCTCTCCACAGTCATCAAAATGGTCCTATGATAGAAGAGATACAAGTCATTTCAGAGATTCTGACTACAGGAGACCCTTTGTGCGCTCAGGTAGTCCAAGGAGAATTTCTCCTCGAGTTGTTCACGAATCTAGTTTGACAGAATCACCAGGAAGGTTAAAGCACAGTGACTACCGTGGGTCAATGTATTCATCTAGGACAGCAGATTTAAACTGTGAGAGTAGACGCTTCAAGCATGATGAAAATGAAGACATCAGGGTAAAGCAGAGTGATATATCTGGTAGGGGAGCTGGGGAAGGAGGTGGTATGGATGTTAGACGGTTTAGACACCAGGAAAATGAGAGTGATTGTCAACCTCGAAGCTCCTGTACTAAAGATTCTGGGATCTCAAGGGAACAGGGCACTGAAGACCACAATAATAGGTTATAA
- the LOC131026762 gene encoding uncharacterized protein LOC131026762 isoform X1, which yields MAGGLEAEDKCRREVSSSMVIASEVVSVKKRVEGHGKSQVWFYVVECCRGSQVTRSKKYRCGERGYDDPDARLEALRCGFFAEGLLAFRNLLFPEGLGKGCSCYVCVRSSQASGMRFAAAVIRAGNGVIRGVSFVGEEDAAIQKALGFVRGPEFWIWVRKILALQAQGSSPGACRHCGQQQEEQEQDTRFGKQITEECICSACKKMEGGEITIIRVDDQGEYRAISTEESWKDIKSTEVTGGEPVCTFCGCEDSEKFEKMISLCHCNGGSVVAHPSCLRVSQADPRAGGNQALTLCKVCGGSGASSIGVDGMVNAASTEEGSSKLVDLNSSLSRDSHNLTPKKGVKHNPSDLTNGGSGAAEQLENQPPLKRFKGESGRKTFEVSLKDDLSTAESEKLGVTVPARRFDDAIVSVPIKKRKFWPPSPPPSSPKASSPLEPLHSEPPVSAVHSGRLSGTEEEQGPLNTHREQQVADGMDIAGESIQEKSVMLVGDMLNETRGKASSSVDCFSEDTVGNVDISGVSTSTMDASTSKLVRNSLDERVSQVGYPGFENAKSVAVNLKDTGICNPEDPQHDNMHEDTQNQGGLHERQDHHVLESNLLSVSPNKSYISNEIPACNSSNESVDNVACREETELALGRKSTLESSNRSEVVLGIKVTSEAGECSQHKSLSPLKDGQKQEKGMLLKLNSGYFDDDRSHWDLNTPMDSWEKQPEAVTSDPETKCSGKLPIGNAIDINSERLDSIPVQLFVSDAKFNSRKPEQDMLSKGLQSEQNDHVVHSLEGLALDKDSVLDMTLGLQADALLNHHPVNPQSKFNRPLISKSLSISLDKSNPERNLDLSIANSEMPCELADGISSTEVQDGKHSVESPPDVILGKEPRLQSDEQTDAMMIDVNADSLDKHSSPVMHDFESIEDSHEASALTDAKGNLRCLPISQEFPDCQEKSSPSLPAGKQDLNEIIDEDMNVDDTHTSVTCEVDAGAENIDIPGEDVGGLDKQSAEDVGVLDKQSAEDVGGLDKQSAEDAGGLDKQSAEDAGGLDKQSAEDAKEIAYGGDYETDGYDDEDDIASDAEKFVELAEDENQGEEGEYRETEELHDWIEEDVGEELEDEHVDYGDSDFRDADDLGMEQYDKGKDMEHERICDDIEKFEMDDQEAHDLQVGADGQVTIPETTTSGTGIEHSTEKETHKADGMISQFPELLTENKGLEIEPNCSLDMNKDFLRSRDVRLSTSSRPKSSGWDKLPEGYENVDEAFKAVQDIISKRGRGSPWPTGGRLGPMSARIPSSRIDAGFRERMTSDDSIHGKEAFYMRGRDGSLSTSPSFASRKPTRGRIVGRGGPSRGIHHRGRGDPWGDGASSHWGSSRHHSPPDYYGTKVGFGSPRSANAAAVSAAKVESSGFLVASDGTVTKITRGGGRGRRGRSTLMGRGSGMDIEESLDFGMQMSMGSGAMMSETGLNASRDRTVTMRTDAGGRVSRERYREPSFGHSRWDHSIGDSPRRSMDHRLRERNGSFSPPPGRRLTRMSRSHTESRSRSRTRSPRLRSSPRGRAGGIIDRGPTIRRRSRSPVLRSEARIERLKSPIYHRVGSFEHKMSFRTQRTSPQSSKWSYDRRDTSHFRDSDYRRPFVRSGSPRRISPRVVHESSLTESPGRLKHSDYRGSMYSSRTADLNCESRRFKHDENEDIRVKQSDISGRGAGEGGGMDVRRFRHQENESDCQPRSSCTKDSGISREQGTEDHNNRL from the exons ATGGCGGGGGGTTTAGAAGCTGAGGATAAATGCCGTAGGGAAGTTTCTTCATCCATGGTGATTGCATCGGAAGTAGTTTCTGTGAAGAAACGGGTAGAAGGGCACGGGAAAAGCCAAGTGTGGTTTTATGTTGTGGAATGCTGCAGGGGCTCTCAGGTGACACGGTCGAAGAAGTATAGGTGTGGAGAGAGGGGATATGACGACCCAGATGCGAGATTAGAGGCGCTGCGTTGTGGGTTTTTTGCAGAAGGGCTTTTGGCGTTCAGGAATCTTCTGTTTCCCGAGGGGTTGGGAAAGGGGTGCAGCTGTTATGTGTGCGTGAGGAGCAGCCAAGCGAGCGGCATGCGCTTTGCGGCTGCGGTTATCAGGGCCGGGAACGGCGTTATTCGTGGTGTTTCTTTTGTAGGGGAGGAGGACGCAGCGATTCAAAAAGCCTTGGGGTTTGTTAGAGGGCCTGAGTTTTGGATTTGGGTGCGCAAGATTTTGGCATTGCAGGCTCAGGGTTCGAGTCCAGGGGCCTGTAGGCATTGTGGGCAGCAGCAAGAGGAGCAGGAGCAGGATACCCGGTTCGGGAAACAG ATAACTGAAGAGTGCATATGCTCAGCTTGCAAAAAGATGGAAGGTGGAGAAATAACCATCATTAGAGTGGATGATCAG GGAGAATACAGAGCAATTTCCACTGAAGAGTCTTGGAAAGATATTAAAAGTACAGAGGTGACGGGTGGTGAGCCTGTTTGTACATTTTGTGGCTGTGAGGACAgtgaaaaatttgagaaaatg ATTTCCCTTTGCCATTGCAATGGAGGTTCAGTTGTTGCCCATCCTAGCTGCTTGCGTGTTTCCCAGGCAGATCCCAGGGCAGGGGGAAATCAGGCACTGACTTTATGTAAAGTTTGTGGTGGCAGTGGTGCTTCTTCTATTGGAGTTGACGGAATGGTTAATGCAGCCTCAACAGAAGAAGGCTCTTCTAAGCTGGTCGATTTAAACTCAAGCTTGAGTAGAGACTCTCATAATCTTACTCCAAAAAAAGGAGTAAAGCACAACCCTAGTGACTTGACGAATGGAGGGTCTGGAGCAGCTGAACAGCTTGAGAATCAGCCTCCTTTAAAGAGGTTTAAGGGAGAGAGTGGCAGAAAAACTTTTGAGGTATCACTTAAGGATGACTTATCTACTGCTGAATCTGAAAAG CTTGGAGTTACTGTTCCTGCACGACGTTTTGATGATGCTATTGTAAGCGTTCCCATTAAAAAACGGAAATTTTGGCCTCCATCTCCACCACCTTCCTCCCCCAAAGCTTCTTCTCCATTGGAGCCACTACATTCAGAGCCTCCAGTTTCGGCCGTTCATTCTGGCAGGTTATCAGGCACAGAGGAAGAACAAGGTCCCTTAAATACACATAGGGAGCAGCAAGTGGCAGATGGCATGGATATTGCAGGGGAATCTATTCAAGAAAAATCTGTGATGTTAGTTGGTGATATGCTGAATGAGACTAGAGGAAAAGCTTCTAGTTCTGTAGATTGTTTTTCAGAGGACACCGTTGGTAATGTTGACATATCAGGAGTGTCAACCTCAACTATGGATGCTTCCACGAGTAAGCTAGTGAGGAACAGCTTGGACGAGAGAGTATCTCAAGTTGGATATCCAGGCTTTGAAAATGCTAAGTCTGTAGCTGTAAACTTGAAAGATACTGGCATTTGTAACCCAGAAGATCCACAACACGATAATATGCATGAGGATACTCAAAATCAAGGAGGACTGCATGAGAGACAAGATCATCATGTTCTGGAGAGTAATTTGCTATCAGTTTCGCCAAATAAAAGTTACATAAGCAATGAAATTCCAGCTTGTAATAGTTCCAATGAATCAGTGGATAATGTTGCATGCAGGGAAGAAACAGAGTTGGCACTAGGTCGCAAGAGCACTTTAGAATCTAGTAATCGTTCAGAAGTAGTACTTGGCATTAAAGTGACATCTGAAGCAGGGGAGTGCTCTCAACATAAATCTCTATCTCCATTGAAAGATGGGCAGAAGCAAGAGAAAGGAATGCTTTTAAAGTTGAATTCTGGTTATTTTGATGATGACAGATCACACTGGGACTTAAATACCCCTATGGACTCTTGGGAAAAACAACCGGAGGCTGTAACTAGTGATCCTGAAACTAAGTGCAGTGGAAAATTACCAATAGGTAATGCAATCGACATAAATTCTGAACGCTTGGATAGTATTCCAGTACAATTATTTGTTTCAGATGCCAAGTTTAACAGTAGAAAGCCTGAGCAAGATATGTTAAGCAAGGGATTGCAGTCAGAACAGAATGATCATGTAGTGCATTCTTTAGAAGGCTTGGCCCTTGATAAAGATTCAGTACTTGATATGACCCTTGGTCTTCAGGCTGATGCTTTGCTCAATCATCATCCTGTCAATCCTCAGAGTAAGTTTAACCGGCCTCTCATCTCCAaaagcctttcaatatcattagaTAAATCAAATCCTGAGAGGAATTTAGACCTCTCCATTGCAAATTCAGAAATGCCATGCGAACTAGCTGATGGCATTTCTTCAACTGAAGTCCAAGATGGCAAGCATTCTGTAGAGAGTCCTCCTGATGTTATTCTGGGGAAAGAACCCCGACTGCAAAGTGATGAACAAACAGATGCGATGATGATTGATGTTAATGCAGACTCACTTGATAAGCATTCGTCTCCTGTAATGCATGATTTTGAATCTATCGAAGATAGTCATGAAGCAAGTGCTCTCACTGATGCTAAAGGAAACTTGAGGTGTCTTCCAATAAGTCAAGAATTTCCTGATTGTCAAGAAAAATCATCTCCATCTCTTCCAGCAGGTAAGCAAGATTTAAATGAGATTATTGACGAGGACATGAATGTTGATGATACACATACATCAGTTACCTGTGAGGTTGATGCTGGTGCAGAGAATATTGACATCCCTGGGGAAGATGTGGGTGGATTGGATAAACAGTCAGCAGAAGATGTGGGTGTATTGGATAAACAGTCAGCAGAAGATGTGGGTGGGTTGGATAAACAGTCAGCAGAAGATGCGGGCGGGTTAGATAAACAGTCTGCAGAAGATGCGGGCGGGTTGGATAAACAGTCCGCAGAAGATGCCAAAGAAATTGCATATGGTGGTGACTATGAAACAGATGgctatgatgatgaagatgatattGCTTCTGATGCTGAAAAGTTTGTTGAACTGGCTGAAGATGAAAACCAAGGGGAAGAAGGAGAATACAGAGAAACGGAGGAGCTTCATGATTGGATTGAAGAAGATGTGGGGGAAGAACTGGAAGATGAACATGTTGATTATGGTGATTCTGATTTTAGGGATGCTGATGATCTTGGCATGGAACAGTATGACAAGGGGAAAGATATGGAACATGAAAGGATTTGTGATGATATCGAGAAGTTTGAAATGGATGATCAAGAGGCACATGATCTACAAGTTGGAGCAGATGGGCAAGTTACCATACCTGAAACAACAACATCTGGAACAGGCATTGAACACAGTACTGAAAAAGAGACGCATAAAGCTGATGGTATGATATCTCAATTCCCTGAACTTTTAACTGAAAATAAAGGATTAGAGATTGAACCTAATTGCAGCCTAGATATGAATAAGGATTTTCTAAGATCAAGAGATGTAAGGCTTTCCACTTCATCACGGCCAAAATCTTCAGGATGGGATAAATTGCCGGAAGGATATGAAAATGTAGATGAAGCATTCAAGGCTGTCCAAGACATAATCAGCAAGCGCGGTCGAGGGTCTCCCTGGCCTACTGGGGGCAGATTGGGACCGATGTCTGCTAGAATCCCATCCTCACGAATAGATGCTGGATTCAGGGAAAGAATGACATCTGATGATTCTATACATGGGAAAGAAGCATTCTATATGCGTGGAAG GGATGGAAGTCTTTCAACAAGTCCAAGTTTTGCTTCAAGAAAACCAACCAGAGGCAGAATTGTTGGAAGAGGTGGGCCTTCTCGGGGGATTCACCATAGGGGAAGGGGTGATCCATGGGGTGATGGTGCAAGCAGTCATTGGGGTTCAAGTAGGCATCACTCACCTCCTGACTATTATGGCACTAAAGTTGGATTCGGATCCCCTCGTTCTGCAAATGCTGCTGCAGTTTCTGCTGCCAAGGTTGAAAGCAGTGGGTTTCTTGTTGCCAGTGATGGCACTGTAACAAAGATTACTCGGGGAGGTGGTCGTGGTCGAAGAGGCCGCAGTACATTGATGGGAAGGGGATCTGGAATGGATATTGAGGAGAGCCTAGATTTTGGAATGCAGATGAGCATGGGAAGTGGTGCTATGATGTCTGAGACAGGGTTGAATGCCAGCAGGGATCGGACCGTCACTATGCGAACTGATGCTGGTGGTCGTGTAAGTCGAGAACGTTATCGAGAACCATCATTTGGACATAGCAGGTGGGATCATTCAATTGGTGATTCCCCACGCAGGTCAATGGACCATCGCTTGAGAGAAAGGAATGGGAGTTTTTCACCTCCTCCAGGAAGGAGATTGACTCGGATGTCTCGTTCACACACAGAGTCTCGTTCAAGGTCAAGAACACGATCTCCACGGCTTAGGTCCTCGCCAAGGGGAAGGGCTGGTGGTATCATTGATCGAGGACCAACAATCAGAAGACGAAGTAGGTCTCCTGTGCTAAGATCTGAGGCTAGGATAGAGAGGCTGAAGTCCCCTATATATCACCGTGTTGGCTCCTTTGAACATAAGATGTCTTTCAGAACTCAGCGGACCTCTCCACAGTCATCAAAATGGTCCTATGATAGAAGAGATACAAGTCATTTCAGAGATTCTGACTACAGGAGACCCTTTGTGCGCTCAGGTAGTCCAAGGAGAATTTCTCCTCGAGTTGTTCACGAATCTAGTTTGACAGAATCACCAGGAAGGTTAAAGCACAGTGACTACCGTGGGTCAATGTATTCATCTAGGACAGCAGATTTAAACTGTGAGAGTAGACGCTTCAAGCATGATGAAAATGAAGACATCAGGGTAAAGCAGAGTGATATATCTGGTAGGGGAGCTGGGGAAGGAGGTGGTATGGATGTTAGACGGTTTAGACACCAGGAAAATGAGAGTGATTGTCAACCTCGAAGCTCCTGTACTAAAGATTCTGGGATCTCAAGGGAACAGGGCACTGAAGACCACAATAATAGGTTATAA